In Gemmata obscuriglobus, a single genomic region encodes these proteins:
- a CDS encoding ATP synthase F0 subunit C yields the protein MGAGIGAGLAILGAGLGIGLIGWSALSAIARQPEQKGAIQVNMIVLAALVEGAAIIALLVICFGLVNKIS from the coding sequence ATCGGTGCGGGTATCGGTGCCGGCCTCGCCATCCTCGGCGCCGGCCTGGGCATCGGCCTCATCGGGTGGTCGGCCCTGTCCGCCATCGCCCGCCAGCCGGAGCAGAAGGGCGCGATCCAGGTCAACATGATCGTGCTGGCCGCGCTCGTCGAAGGTGCCGCCATCATCGCCCTGCTGGTGATTTGCTTCGGCCTCGTCAACAAGATCTCCTAA
- a CDS encoding F0F1 ATP synthase subunit A, with amino-acid sequence MAANALEHVLDHEKWLGPFSKYQVLLVVAAACVAIPYILLARRTQDGTPPRGPFWNFLEMLLLFIRDEVARPNIHSGHEHHHDEHDEPHGISAAIADQTHPHPPVAQPHVHYADRYVPFLWTLFLFILACNLLGMVPFLGSPTAELSITLVLALSVFLVTHVSAVRKLGVGKYVMSYIPRLKADNLPMTIFLTVAIVPLIAAIEVMGAFIRAAVLAIRLFANIFAGHVALGAILLFAVADPIQGGLSPGGTVAAVVMATALSVLELFVAFLQAFVFVLLSSIFLGMQLNPEH; translated from the coding sequence ATGGCCGCAAACGCGCTCGAACACGTTCTCGACCATGAAAAATGGCTCGGGCCGTTCTCCAAGTATCAAGTTCTACTGGTGGTTGCGGCCGCCTGCGTTGCGATCCCGTACATCTTGCTGGCCCGCCGCACCCAGGACGGAACGCCGCCGCGTGGGCCGTTCTGGAATTTCCTCGAAATGCTCCTGCTGTTCATCCGGGACGAAGTCGCCCGGCCGAACATCCACTCGGGGCATGAACACCACCACGACGAGCACGACGAGCCCCACGGGATCTCGGCGGCTATCGCGGACCAGACGCACCCGCACCCGCCGGTCGCGCAGCCGCACGTCCACTACGCGGACCGCTACGTGCCGTTCCTGTGGACGCTGTTCCTGTTCATCCTCGCGTGCAACCTGCTCGGCATGGTACCGTTCCTCGGCTCCCCTACGGCCGAATTGAGTATCACGCTTGTGCTGGCGCTCAGCGTGTTTCTCGTCACGCATGTGTCCGCCGTCCGCAAGTTGGGTGTCGGCAAGTACGTGATGTCGTACATCCCGCGACTGAAGGCCGACAACCTGCCGATGACGATCTTCCTGACGGTCGCCATCGTACCGCTGATCGCCGCGATTGAGGTGATGGGGGCGTTCATCAGGGCCGCGGTGCTCGCGATCCGTTTGTTCGCGAACATCTTCGCCGGCCACGTCGCCCTCGGTGCGATCCTGCTGTTCGCCGTGGCCGACCCGATCCAAGGCGGGCTGTCGCCGGGCGGCACCGTTGCGGCGGTCGTGATGGCGACCGCGCTGAGCGTGCTGGAACTGTTCGTCGCGTTCCTCCAGGCGTTCGTGTTCGTACTGCTGTCGTCGATCTTCCTCGGAATGCAACTGAACCCGGAACACTAA
- a CDS encoding AtpZ/AtpI family protein, producing MSRSPGGRDASDYRGLAIAGTAVMELVAPIVIGVWLDQRFGWSPWGLAVGGVVGFAGGIAHLLFMMKQADRQKPGGSN from the coding sequence GTGAGCCGATCTCCGGGCGGGCGAGACGCCAGCGACTATCGCGGGCTCGCTATCGCCGGCACCGCGGTTATGGAATTAGTAGCCCCGATCGTCATCGGGGTCTGGCTCGATCAGCGGTTCGGTTGGTCTCCTTGGGGACTGGCAGTTGGCGGGGTTGTCGGATTCGCCGGCGGCATCGCGCATCTGCTGTTCATGATGAAGCAGGCCGACCGACAGAAGCCCGGTGGCTCCAACTAA
- a CDS encoding DUF4912 domain-containing protein gives MPGRATRTRYGSEVRGCAGTDAPEEQRSTTAHATRGSGSPMKTAGTLNDRSKKELADLAKRNGVRGWEAMDKPSLIKALAKKSAPKSSSSVPDKSPPKSAKPPVKVAKVAAKVTKAKKVKPTPKPADKGKVVAKAAPTPKPAPAKTKPTPTVASPVTKATTNGSHKPVPPAVTKPLIQKTTTPAKTATKSLLPTRDTSKEAARSLNTATKDRIFLTVPNPYWLNAYWELTTHSMQRAEAALRQDWHGAKLIIRLFDVTSGDTTSTSETPVKDVTIQGTGQTWYIDVSGVGRAYRADIGYVSRRGDFYVLARSNVVTPPKAGTGEAGEGFDLGGWDDDDAKRKAERILAMSTGFESSGSSELRELYEERLGRPLGPPKQTAFGTGAIPPGSVKKFFFEIDAKLIVFGRTDPSAHLTLNNDPIKLSSDGTFRMTFNLPDSRQIIPAVAASADGVEERTIVLAVERNTKHLDPMIHDQMNEV, from the coding sequence ATGCCCGGCCGGGCTACTCGAACCCGATATGGGTCCGAGGTTCGCGGTTGCGCCGGCACGGATGCTCCCGAAGAACAACGTTCCACAACCGCTCACGCGACGCGGGGGAGTGGCTCGCCGATGAAGACTGCTGGCACGTTGAACGACCGGTCCAAGAAGGAACTGGCCGATTTGGCCAAGCGAAACGGCGTTCGCGGATGGGAAGCGATGGACAAACCCTCTCTCATCAAGGCGCTCGCTAAAAAGTCGGCGCCTAAAAGCTCCAGCTCCGTGCCGGATAAATCGCCTCCGAAGTCCGCTAAGCCCCCGGTGAAGGTGGCAAAAGTGGCGGCGAAGGTGACAAAGGCGAAGAAAGTCAAACCCACCCCGAAGCCGGCCGACAAGGGTAAAGTTGTCGCAAAGGCTGCTCCGACTCCGAAGCCTGCTCCTGCCAAAACTAAACCGACTCCGACTGTCGCCTCGCCTGTTACAAAGGCGACGACGAACGGCAGTCACAAGCCCGTTCCGCCGGCAGTCACGAAGCCGCTGATTCAGAAAACCACTACGCCTGCCAAGACTGCGACGAAGTCACTGCTTCCAACACGAGATACCTCAAAAGAAGCGGCCCGCTCTCTGAACACGGCCACCAAAGATCGTATCTTTCTGACCGTTCCGAATCCCTACTGGCTCAATGCGTATTGGGAGCTGACCACTCATTCCATGCAGCGTGCCGAGGCGGCTCTTCGTCAGGACTGGCACGGTGCGAAACTCATTATCCGATTGTTTGATGTGACGAGCGGTGACACCACCAGCACCAGCGAAACCCCTGTCAAAGACGTGACGATCCAGGGGACTGGGCAGACGTGGTACATTGATGTCTCGGGCGTCGGCCGCGCGTACCGTGCCGACATCGGATACGTCTCCCGCCGCGGCGATTTCTACGTCTTGGCCCGGTCGAACGTGGTGACGCCGCCGAAGGCGGGCACGGGGGAGGCCGGTGAAGGGTTCGACCTCGGTGGGTGGGACGACGACGACGCGAAGCGGAAGGCCGAACGCATTTTGGCGATGTCCACCGGGTTCGAGTCGTCAGGCAGCTCCGAACTGCGTGAGCTGTACGAAGAGCGCCTCGGTCGACCGCTCGGGCCGCCGAAGCAGACCGCGTTCGGCACCGGTGCGATCCCGCCGGGCAGTGTGAAAAAGTTCTTCTTCGAGATCGACGCGAAGCTGATCGTGTTCGGCCGTACCGACCCGTCCGCGCACCTGACGCTCAACAACGACCCGATCAAACTGAGTTCCGACGGCACCTTCCGGATGACGTTCAACCTTCCGGACAGCCGGCAAATCATCCCCGCCGTCGCCGCCAGTGCCGATGGCGTCGAAGAGCGGACCATCGTGCTCGCGGTCGAACGCAACACCAAGCACCTTGACCCGATGATTCACGACCAGATGAACGAGGTTTGA
- a CDS encoding FAD:protein FMN transferase: MVVDFFLSDQPEVPSEFALVRVSRRAMATRFEVAIPVGTHHDPVAAAEDALDLIDELEAQLTVYRDDSEVSQLNQTAADGFVEVESHLFALLSRCAGWTKETGGAFDIATGALTKAWGFFRREPSVPTQPARNEAMRASGTRHVLLDPARLAVKFRVRGLELNFGAVGKGYALDRAAELLRVKWGVRSALLHAGGSSAFAIGFPPGDTRGWPIDLQHPYEANASLGTLYLRDAGLGTSAATFQFFEYKGQKLGHLLDPRRGWPASGTASTSVIAPTAAEADAMSTAAFVLGASGAESLTRLRPALGAVVLPDESTRLMSLPGRKGEKSESAPRSSPASDVPCSPFDSERGGQSGLLAFNIAPGAFSPTAHVDHSQ; this comes from the coding sequence ATGGTTGTTGATTTTTTCCTCTCCGACCAGCCAGAAGTCCCGAGCGAGTTTGCTCTCGTGCGGGTGTCGCGGCGCGCGATGGCGACCCGGTTCGAGGTCGCGATTCCCGTCGGCACACACCATGATCCCGTTGCAGCGGCCGAAGACGCTTTGGACCTCATCGACGAACTCGAGGCTCAACTCACCGTTTACCGCGACGACTCCGAAGTATCTCAACTGAACCAAACTGCGGCCGACGGTTTCGTTGAGGTCGAGTCGCACCTGTTTGCGTTGCTCTCACGTTGCGCGGGGTGGACGAAGGAAACGGGGGGCGCGTTCGATATCGCCACCGGTGCGCTGACGAAGGCATGGGGCTTTTTTCGTCGCGAACCCAGTGTTCCCACACAACCCGCGCGTAACGAGGCGATGCGTGCAAGTGGCACCCGGCACGTCCTGCTCGATCCGGCTCGCCTGGCAGTAAAATTTCGCGTGCGCGGGTTGGAACTGAACTTCGGCGCAGTCGGCAAGGGCTATGCGCTGGATCGCGCGGCGGAACTGCTTCGCGTGAAGTGGGGGGTGCGGTCGGCGCTGCTGCACGCGGGCGGCAGTAGCGCCTTCGCGATCGGGTTCCCTCCAGGAGACACGCGGGGCTGGCCGATCGACCTTCAACACCCATATGAAGCGAACGCCTCACTTGGCACGCTGTACCTTCGCGACGCCGGGTTGGGCACCTCGGCGGCCACCTTCCAATTTTTTGAGTACAAAGGACAAAAACTGGGGCACCTGCTCGACCCGCGTCGCGGGTGGCCGGCTTCGGGCACTGCGAGCACGAGCGTGATTGCCCCCACGGCTGCTGAGGCCGACGCGATGTCAACGGCCGCGTTCGTGCTCGGAGCTTCCGGCGCGGAATCGCTGACGCGATTGCGACCGGCGCTCGGGGCGGTGGTGCTGCCGGATGAATCGACCCGCTTGATGTCTCTCCCCGGTCGAAAGGGAGAGAAGTCCGAATCCGCGCCGCGCTCGTCCCCGGCGAGCGATGTGCCTTGCTCACCCTTTGATTCAGAGAGAGGGGGCCAGAGCGGTCTTTTGGCCTTCAACATCGCTCCTGGCGCCTTCTCTCCAACGGCTCACGTGGATCACTCGCAATGA